The Gadus macrocephalus chromosome 3, ASM3116895v1 DNA segment CCATACactctgggggagggagggggagggagggggagggagggggtcggGGGAGAGCGGGAAAGGGGACGGAAGCAGCCAGGGGGAGGGAGCCGggtagaggagggagagagcagggcggttgagagggggagggagggggaggcagaggatgggggggtgggTAGGAGAGGGAATAAGTTTGGAAGGAGGGGAGAGCTTGGGAGGGAGAGTAAGGGAGATACAAAATAAGTTGGAGAGAGCCAAGAAAAAGGTCAGGGAGCGGTTTCAGAGATAagggatcaaacccagttcCTTTGAGAGTGCGAATGGGAGACCAACTGCCTAACCCCGACActatcatccccccccccccccctcttatgTAACCATGGTAGAGCTGCTCTGAAAGGCTGATGCGCCAGTCACTCACGAGGTGATGAGttggctggggctgggggtcaGGGCGTCATACAGCAGCAGCTGGTCTCCACAGCTGGGCAGCGGCCACTCCACGCTGACCTCGAGCTGGGAGCCAGGGGCTGCCTGCAGGTGCCACAGGCAGGAGGAATGCCTGGCGTCTGGGCCCCCCAGGGCCACAGGGAGGCTCCCGGTCTCCACCCTTTGGTAGTGGTAACAGTCTGGTGGGTTTagaccaggggtgtcaaacgtacggcccgcgggccggatcaggcccgcgaacgggtttaatccggcccgcgagatgattttgtgaagtacagtattgtaaaaaaaaaataaaaaaaaaaataataatttatatatattttttataaaaatccttcctagcattacatgaattgcattgactggcactgattaatttgttgtacattgaactactggacaattgtgtgtaactggaagtcgctttggaatgtaacgtaaaatgatctgctatttttcaatgaaagaaactgctgttcttaatgtgtccactagaaatcgcaatagcaattatgttaagcaagcaaactttataccggggctgagcagggagcaagtataaacaggtagtgcagctagcccggagctaccttgtcgttctgccttatgctacggccacaccaaccgcgttgctcgcagTGGATACCGCGAgtaccgcgcctaacctgacgcttgatcggtgtgtggtggttcaacgcttccaccgcgtcaccgcgccaccgcagctagatgagtccatgtccatgcaagtgaacggagcgttccctcttcgtcataactatcaaaccaaacatccttcacattcactgagcaaaaattatgaaattaaaatgcacatttctcgctaaaaatgtttccataaacgcatttaatggcgtaactatgtaactatttccacccagaataaagaaagatgtcggccgtggctgcgctggagtccgaggtaggaaacccgcGTTTGGGTGCAtaatagagcttagatcgggttagattaaataatctcggatataaataacactaatcgggttaaataacttcacatggtgtgtttccagcattcgtagtgttgatcagcagagaaatagtccgccaggctgcgtttacgtgcgtaattacgtgcaacttccgcgcctaaagcccccaacgcaacgcttcaccgcttcaccgcgtgtaccgcgcctagaccaatggttccctatgcaaaaatgccgattttcaacgcccctaccgcgagcaacgcggttggtgtggccgtacctttatacttccaacattatgcgctttggcactctcattgccccaaaatgtctctgtcaaaaagacgaaaagtggacacagtgcagagttttacaagaaaaatggtcatcgtcctttttatttacggaagtaaatgggaaacctgtgtttggtgtgctcacagcatgtttaattttacaaaattatgccatatttttaccggtccggcccacttgggaatagattttcctccatgtggcccctaggctaaaatgagtttgacacccctggtttAGACCAAcgggtaggagagaggaggcgttagttgttgtggtggttctgattggttcaaaGCTGATTGGATCAGGGTTGAGATTGTTCGGTCGTCTGCCACATTTCATGAACTTCATGTATTTGATGTACCAAATACATCTACTTGACTTGCGGGCTAATTGGTTCAGTGTTGTGACCTGATTGGTCAAGGGCTGGTTGGTTTAGTGTTGTGACCTGATTGGTCCAGGGCTGATTGGTTTAGTCTTGTGACCTGATTGGTCCAGGGCTGATTGGTTTAGTGTTGTGACCTGATTGGTCCAGGGCTGATTGGTTTAGTGTTGTGACCTGATTGGTCCAGGGCTGATTGGTTTAGAGTCGTGACCTGATTGGTCCATGGCTGATTGGTTCAGGGTTCAATGTTTTGATTTTTTCTGAGCTAAATGGTTCAGCGCTGTgaccctgattggttcagactTGATTGGTCCAGCATATGTCCATGAAAacctccccttttcttttaatcGTTTTCTTTTGATGTCTTTCCCCTCAATACCCTCCTCCCACTCTTCCCTCGTCTCACCTGTGACTGACAGGGAGGCGGGTTGCAGGAGGAacccctgcccctcctcctgacACAGCTGGTACCTGGTCAGGCCCTCTTGAAGGATGTCCCCCACCTGGCCCAACGACACCGCCTCGACCCGGCTGGCTGGCACCGACAGCAGCACCCGGAAGTGGACCACCAGACTGCCCTCTCTGCAGGCACATAAAGTTGATAAGGTGGGAAGGCAGGGAGGGTAAAGGATGGGATGGGGAGTGTGGAGGGAGGATTAACTATGAGTAAGGGCAAAAACGGATTAGATTCAATTGATTACAATTAAAATGCATGAAGAATTTGTACCAGGAAAAACATGATAAAGCTAGCTTGATTTAAgttatatctaaataatagtGACGTAAAGTCATGGCACCACCTCAATACTGAAACTTTGAGAGGGATATCCGTGATGTTTTACATCATACCAGGCTACTCAGAGGCTGCGCTTCATTAACCCCTCAACTCCTTTGTGGACTTCCCCCGAGCAATCAACCTCAATTCCCTGCCTCCATCATATGTGTTGTTCCGTTTGTCTGAAGGGAAAAGGGAGTTTGGCGAGGAGACCCTAGGAGGGCTGTGGGAGCGAGTCAACGAAGAGGGTCACTCAGAGGTGTTCATTGCCCTCAATGCTTTGCAGTTATGCATTTGACGCAAGAAAACACATCAATGATAAGGTGGAAGTGTACGTAAACTCTGGTAGAATAACACTAAAGAAGGAGAAGCTGTTTTGCCACATATCGTAATACCATAGCAATACGAGTTATGATAAAAAATTATCAATGAATATGTTAttgatttaaatagatagtACCCAATGTAAAATATCAGATAGAAAGatactacatacacacactacttCTCTATGAATACAATGCATATGAAGCATATGCTTTTTGACAAGGCCAGGTGGGGCTAGCGATTGTATCAGGTGGTTCCTTGGCAACCCCTTGAATTGAACAGATGATGAATCAGAAACCGTGCAGCTCATCACAGAGTGCCTATCGCATTTATTGGCTGAAGACGTCCTCGCTCATGGAAATGAGTCTGCAGAAAATTTCTGATGATTTATCAAATGTAATTCCCCGCTCCCCCTGCCTGCTATAAATCTGCTCTCCAATGTGAAATATGCTGTTAGACCAAGGATTGAGGGGAAGTTAAAGAGGGGAAGTGGAACTGCCAATGAAGCGCAGCCAGATTCATTTCAGTCCTTTATAATTCTTTCTTTCGATACATCATGAAACATCGCTTCCAATACCCGAAAGCGAACACAGCTGTGGAGTTGAGGTACCGAGAGAGACTTGAATCTGTGATTATTTTCTCCACCTGAATAACAGAGGACAAAATGAGAGATTGTTTCCTACAGTATTTTTAACTGTAGCCAGGAGACAGCACAGCTCAAGTTATACCACAACGTCTATAGCTGAAAGCACAAGCCTCAGTCATATCCAAGTACTTCTTATACCCGAGTACCGTGCTGAATAGTTCATTTTTCCAGAAGTTATTTCTACGTCTGTTCCAGTGTAGATTATTAGAACTTTTCACACCCATCTTATTTTAAAAGGTGTCATTGTGATATTCTGAATGATGTAGTACTTATTCCACATTTTTAGAAGGAAGCAAAAGGAGACAATTGTTATCAATTACAACCGCTGTCATATTACTGATATTATGTTTTTGTGTTGAACTAAGACATTACATAAAGGAATAATATGGTTATCACTTGGGTCTCTACGTCGTTGATCTCTACATCGTCGGTCTCTACGTCGTTGTTCTATACGTCGTCGGTCTCTACGTCGTCGGTCTCTACGTCGTCTGTCTCTACATCATGGTTCTCTACGTCATTGATCTCTACGTCTTGGGCCTATACGTTGTGTGTCTCTACATCTTAGGTCTCTAATCCCTGGCTTTTTAAGTGGTGGCTCAATACTCCTTGGATCTCCACTAAGGTTGTAATTGTACTGGACTGGAGAGAACAGTACAATTCCCCTTTTGGCCACGCCGGAGAGACACATAAATGAAGCTTGAGGCTGACCAGGTCCTGGACATGTCTGGCCTGGCTCCTGAACTCTGGGCTGGTGTCAGAGGTCAGATCATTAGTCAGCTCCCTGTTTAGGATGGAGAAGTAGGCAGTGTACTGCTGCTGCACCCTCGGCTCCAGCACCCACACCCTAtaatctgtcacacacacacacacacacacacacacacacacacacacacacacacacacacacacacacacacacacacacacacacacacacacacacacacacacagggaataaACCAATAAACACATCAATTAACCAATGAACTCATCAATACAATAACCAACAAATAAatggaagacagagagacagcaagaaAATTGACCAGAAGCAACCAATGTATTATCTGCTAATCAATTCATAAATTAATTCAGCAATCCTCATTCAGTATTCAGGTTACCAATAAACTAATCAAGCTATCATGAGAATAAATTAGTAAATCAATCAAGAGTGTtgtatttatgcatgtgtgcctgctgtgtgtatacgtgtatatgtgagtgagtgagtgagtgagtgagtgagtgagtgagtgagtgagtgagtgagtgtgtgagtgtgagtgtgagtgtgagtgtgtgagagagagatcatgGTTCCCACCCAGGAAGTACCACACAAGGGCCGCGCCTCCTGCCAGGACGACGGCGATGACGAGGGCCAGGAGGACGGCCAGGAGATACTTGCAGGACTCTGACTTCTTCACAACGGTTATCTCGGTCCCGCCGGTCCATGGAGCCGCTCCCTGGAGCTAGTAGGGGTCCAACAACAACCCTGAACACTTACCCACGTTGTGGGGCCTACCTGTATACGTGCTTGCCTGATAAATGGTTAAGCAATAAAGTTCAACCAAGGTGTGTCGTCAAGTAATGACGAAGCAAGTTGAAATTTGACCTCAGATATTTTTAATTTGTTGTGATACTAATAAAGCAAAACCTTTAATAGTGGTTCCTCTCGTTGTTTTGCGGGCATCGGTTGGCaaaggctacatttaattggaGAGCATGATAAACATTTAATCGACGGCCTCGCCTAACCCTGTTagttcatttaattcttcagtTCACCTACTGAAGTGTCATGCATTCACTTCAGGAAAACAGAATTGTACTGTTTTTCTGAATTAATGACATAATTATTTCGGAATTCAGATCATCTTTATCATAAATAACAATTTCTGTTCATTGTTCAAAGTGATAGGTCCAAAGTTTAAAATGTAGTAGGCCTGCTAGCGGTGGGGTTGAGCTTATTCTCCATGAACACTTATTTCGGAATTTTGAGAAAAGAATCTCTTCAATTCGGAGAAACATGGCAAACCATTGATTCTGCATTGTGCAGTATGCACTAAAGTTGTTGGATCAGGTCGTGGATTGATTGATATTGTTAAAGACATTTGGTAGGCCGAATTGACATGACCTTCTACAATAAGCCTATTGATAGACATATAGACAGACACAAATAGCTCATTATTTGGTTTAATGTACATTCTGTATCATACGGTTCACAAAGAAAAGGTGAAAGCCGTCAATTGTCCGTCGCTGCATTTACCTGTTGATCCACTACCACAGGTGACACCCCAGAGTTCTTGACCTGCAGTTCGGTGGAGCCATGCCGGGGAGCCATTACATAACGCGCAGTTAATTCTGGGAATAACCATTAGTCTTGCACATTTTAATCCGACGACGTTTCGCAAGGATCATCAACACCTGCCTTCTCCTCGCAAAACGTCGCCGATTCTAGGCTTATGTGTCCAAAGATAAATATCGGCCAAATATTTTCCAAAGATCACCTATGTCCAATTCGTGTCATATTAGTGCTGTGTTGATCTCACAATCATtcgcaatttaaaaaaaacgaaaatagcAATCTATCGAAACGAGACGTCATCTTCAGGTGAAGCTGCGAGTGCGAAGCTTGCAGGCAACAGGTGTTTGTGACGTAAAGGGTTGACACCCAGCAACAGCGCTTTAAGGGAACAAAAACTGTTAAAATAGATACTGAATTCCCCTCGGACTATAGCTACAGCTATAAAGGGCTGTATTCACCTACGCTATCAGTACTCTATTTAAGGAGATATGATTGGTCTCTTTGAAACGTTAAACCCTCGTTGATGCTTAACATATGCAATGGAATATAAATAAAGCAGTTATCATAGGTTGTTAGGGGTTTAAGGATGAACGATAAGCCTATGCCACCACTTCAATGTGTAGCCTAACAATGAGTGCGAAAGTTCATAGTGAATAATTAATAATCAGTTTTTAATGCAAAAATATcccccaaaaaataataacttgAAGAATATTGACATTGCATAGATAATATGATGATAGGTATTTTCAGTTTTCAGTTGTGTTTACACTGGCATATATCCGCCACTAGAGGGTAGCAATGTGGTTGTACTCGTCATGGAAACGCCATCTTCCGAACTAAATGACAAGGATGAACTCGGTCCATGCcctgggaaaaacggggaactcTCGATGAGTGAACCAGTGAGTCGTAGTTCTGTGCCCGGAAGCAgaggaaatgtaaatgttttggtGCCAAGAGAGAAATCCACACCCTCCAGGCTCTCCACACTGACTTGCTCCTCACCCCCACTGCCTACACCTGAGTCAGGGCTCATGGCTCTACCTTCAAGCAACTTGACCTTTTCATAGTCCAAACAAACCTCTGGTGACCCGACCTTTTCATAGTCCAAACAAACCTCCAGTGAACTGACCTTTTCATGATCCAAACAAACGTCCAGTGACCCGACCTTTTCATAGTCCAAACAAACCTCCAGTGATCCCTGACCTATGATATCTCCCCGGACGAATCCTTGACTCAGCAACTTTTCAATCGGCgattcttctccttcctcttcttgacTCTCTGAACCTTGAGACCCACCCTCAGCCGTgctgcctcctccctctcccacctcttCGTATCTCTTGCAGAACTTCATGGACCCGGTAGTGCCGATAGGAGCGCCGGGGATCATGTTGAGTAGATTCAGGTCAGATGGAGCCCTTCCTTCTCCGCCCTCCCCCTGATACTCCTCCGTTCCTCCCGTTGCCGCCTCACCCACGGCTCCCCCGCCCATGGGTCCATAAGGGGAGTCGGCGCTGCAGGGCTTCAGGTTAGGGTGGGCCTCGacgtggaggagcaggtggggataGCTGGGGTTGGAGTACCTGGAGGCGGCCTTGAGCTTCTGCGCAAGTGGTGCAGACCGGCTGTGTTTGGGGGAGGCCTTGAGGTTCAGTGTTACAGACTGGCGGCTGGTGACCTCCACTGAGGAGATCAAATCTAGCCCAGTCAGGGTGTGATGGGCCTCGCTGGGGAAGCCAGGCTTCAGCCAAACCTTGAGGAGGACCAATGGAgaaatgtgtgttttaatgtggtgTGTATCATCATCTAATATTGAGGAATTAACAGTGACGTAGAGGGAATGggatgcatgtcattaaggggcaggaaAGGGACGGCGTCTTGCTCATGGACACCCCTAGCCAATACCACTCAGCCACTGCCAGCCTAGTTGCTACATGTTCTCTCTGTACACAGTACTTTTGTAAATCCTCTAAAAATTACAAGTATTTCCCATGCTGATTTGGTGCTTTAATCAGAGGCCTAACTGGCCTAATATTTTGGTTTCATTGCAGAGGTGCTGGAAAAAGTTTCTAGAAGCAGGAACATTTCTAAACATTTTAAAGCTAACCAGAGATTTGCCTTCAGGACCGAGTAAGTGATCCAGGTTTGGCAGAGGAGGACCACTGATCTTCTTCACCATGAACACCCTGAAACACAAAAGCAACCCTAGTCaaacaaccaaccaaccaatcacatAATCAATTAAAAGTGTGACAAGGCAAGTGTTTTTGCAAAAAGCTCATCTCAGATCCAGAAGTCAGTGTTCGACAATTTTAACGAGGAAACAATTTTGACAGTTGCCATTCTGCTACAGGCTTCAAAAAGCCTGTCTTTCGTCGGGCTTTTGATATTAATCCAAAGTCAGATTCatgagacacacaaaaacacacacacaaacacttttagGAAACACTTTACTTGTGTGGACATCAACACTTGGCTCTCTACGTACcaggtctctctgtctatcttgcAGACGATGATGGTTAGGGACAGAAACACCACTGCACCTACAACTGCTGTCACCAGAGCTTCCCACTGCATAACAAACTCTCTTTCTGAGGACCAGAGAACACAGGGCAAGGTCAGTTCCCCTACCATCTCTCGTTTGCATATGATTTCCAACAGAGACATTGGGAGAGGATGCTGTGATCTGTGGTGGTATTGGATAGCATGCAGTCACATCTGGTTCCTCCTATAAGTAAACACAACGTACAATCTGGAAGAAGGCCTGTGGCGGCTCTTCATTCACCTGTCGTCGATGATACTTCCGTCCCGACGGCAGAGACCCAGTGCAACACAGGGCTCCAGTCGCTCCACTCTGATTTGTACACGGCCTCGCTAGGACGGACTCGGCTGCGCGCCTGGTAATGCCCTCCCTTCTCCAGCCCGGTTAACTCCATCTGGCACAGGGGTTTGCACTTGGTTTCCATCGTAATGTTCTGAGcctaataaaaaaacgacaagaAGAGTTTCATAATGCACGTGATGGACCAATTGAGGACGTGTTGCAATGAGTTGTATTGCGTTCTGTTGCTTTGAGTTGAGGTAAATTgtgtaccaaacacacacacacctaccccccATGGTTGACCCACTTTTATCCACTGCAGTTGGATGTCACGCAAGTCAATGAAATCTAATCTAGGGACCTCAGAGAATAAGGAGACGGCGGTCAGGTTGTCCTCAGGCATGCTGGGTGTCTTCAGctttactacacacacacacacacacacacacacacacacacacacacacacacacacacacacacacacacacacacacacacacacacacacacacacacacacacacacacacacacacacacacacacacacacacacacacacacacacacacacacacacacacacacacacacacacacacacacacacacacacacacacacacacacacacacacacacacacacacacacacacacacacacacacacacacaccaaacaagaAAAAGGCGTTTTCAGGGTTAAAGTTGGCCCTGGGCTATGAGCAGTAAAGGGaataaagggttaggtaatgctTAGTACTTACTGTAGTCTGCTGGCCTGTAGATGATGGTGGTGTTCACAGACTCACAGTCCAGAAACATTTTCCACTCATCACTGTGTCTAAACCCCTGAGGGGAAAAAGTCAACAAGGAGAACACTTATTCTTGAGCCCTTGAGGGTTAGAGTTTTGCTTAGGGTCAGGGTTTGCGTATTAGGGTTACCTGGCCTACCAAGTTAGGGGTAATTGGCTGATTATGGTTCGGATACCTTGGttaggggatgggggggttagTGTTATCTTGATGGGTAGGGTTAGCGGAAAGAGGGTTAGTGTTACCTTGatgtgtagggttagggtaagaggggttagggttaccttgaggggtaggggtagggggaaGGGGTTAGTGTTACCTTGatgtgtagggttagggtaagaggggttagggttaccttgaggggtaggggtagggggaaGGGGTTAGTGTTACCTTGatgtgtagggttagggtaagaggggttagggttaccttgaggggtaggggtagggggaaGGGGTTAGTGTTACCTTGatgtgtagggttagggtaagaggggttagggttaccttgaggggtaggggtaggggaaAGAGGGTTAGTGTTACCTTGATGTGTAGGGTTAGGGGAAGAGGGTTAGTGTTACCTTGATGTGTAGGGTTAGGGGAAGAGGGTTAGAGTTAACTTGATGTGTAGGGTTAGGGGAAGAGGGTTAGAGTTAActtgaggggtaggggtagggggaaGGGGTTAGTGTTACcttgaggggtaggggtagggggaagggggttagggttaccttgATGTGTAGGGTTAGGGGAAGAGGGTTGGGTTACcttgaggggtaggggtagggggaagggggttagggttaccttgAGGGGTAGGTTGGGGGAAAAGAGAGTTAGGGTTACCTGGCTCAGAGGTGGTGGTAAGACCAGGCTGCATGCTCGTAAGGCTGGGTGAGCAGGGTCCCGGGGCCTCATATCACATTCTGATTTATAGCGAGTTGGCCTACCACTGTAATGAAAGCAGTATTAGTGTCAGAGTTTCATTATAGTAATTTCTGTTGTTCTATTCTAATCctgttctttttgttttttgctatGGCCTATGTTATTCTAGCTCTGTCAGTTCAAGTGCTGTTTGTTTCTATGATATTCTAGCTCTAGGTTCTATGTTATTTTCTATGCCATACTATTCTACTCAATGTTATTCTAGTGTGGTCTGCTTTGTTTGTACATAGTGGCTATTACACTGAAGTAGCAATTCACTATTGTCGGTCAGATTTATTCTACATACTGTACCTTGGACTTGTAAAACCTAATGTATACGGGCCGTACATTAACGGCATGAGCTGATGTGAAAAAGACGCAATCACTACCCTGGCGCATCGATTACACAGTGATTTGTCATGTGTCACGCACTTCTGAAGTTTTGAAGGTCCGCAAGCATAGAGTTGCAGTCCATAGCCAAGTCCCGATATAAATGCCATGATTGTGTGTGACTGCCTGTCACTTCGCAAACAGTGCATCGCAACTATAAATTACGCTCAACTCTCCGTCCCGATGGGAGAGACTCAGGACACTGCAGGTTTTTTACACCTTCATACGGTTAAACAACATATCATCATAATGGTGGAAACGAATGATCCAGAGGGGACTTGTGTGAATACCCGTGGCGTATCTTTTCGGTTTTGAGCTTGCATGAGGTGGCAGCCGTGATGGGAGGAAACTGGGGCCATGAAGAGCTGTTCCAATCACAGGAGATGGTGGTGTCGAAGTCACACAGACATTTGAGACCTGGGGGATGGAGACAGAAAGGTGATTTTACAGCTTTCCCGGGACGCTGGGGCTGTTTTGATTAAACGCTTATCCAGAGACGCACCGAACCTGAGCTGAATCCAGAACCTGAAGCTGGTTGGGATTATGCCGTGAGTTCTGTTTAGTTACAGATATATTCTACGAGAAAATGTTTGCGAGCAGTAGCCTACGATTGACCTTTCATAAGAGGATTTCTAGTGTGGCCGGCCGGTCTACAAGGTGTTGATTTTAATCCCTTACAGATCCTTTGTCTAACAATATGGTTTTCCTGTTTCAAATATTCGGTCTACAAGATGTTGATTTTAATCCCTTACAGGCACTTTGTCTATGAATATTGTTGTCCTGTTTTAAAGGacaacatgcatgcatatgttGTGGTTCATAAATAGCCCCTCTTAAAACCATTGTCTTTAAGCACTTGTTTAACTATGCATTTAACCTTCTAGTTAGAATGGATCATTAATAACTGTATTATGATCAAAGAGTTCTCGGGGGAGGACGATAAAAATGCACAGTATCATAGTTTCTTTCAAAAAACAGAACCTACAACCCAAAAACAG contains these protein-coding regions:
- the LOC132454228 gene encoding uncharacterized protein LOC132454228; protein product: MGKRGWRVDASRWSLQLLLLLASSLSLATHLPGLKCLCDFDTTISCDWNSSSWPQFPPITAATSCKLKTEKIRHGGRPTRYKSECDMRPRDPAHPALRACSLVLPPPLSQGFRHSDEWKMFLDCESVNTTIIYRPADYIKLKTPSMPEDNLTAVSLFSEVPRLDFIDLRDIQLQWIKVGQPWGAQNITMETKCKPLCQMELTGLEKGGHYQARSRVRPSEAVYKSEWSDWSPVLHWVSAVGTEVSSTTEREFVMQWEALVTAVVGAVVFLSLTIIVCKIDRETWVFMVKKISGPPLPNLDHLLGPEGKSLVWLKPGFPSEAHHTLTGLDLISSVEVTSRQSVTLNLKASPKHSRSAPLAQKLKAASRYSNPSYPHLLLHVEAHPNLKPCSADSPYGPMGGGAVGEAATGGTEEYQGEGGEGRAPSDLNLLNMIPGAPIGTTGSMKFCKRYEEVGEGGGSTAEGGSQGSESQEEEGEESPIEKLLSQGFVRGDIIGQGSLEVCLDYEKVGSLDVCLDHEKVSSLEVCLDYEKVGSPEVCLDYEKVKLLEGRAMSPDSGVGSGGEEQVSVESLEGVDFSLGTKTFTFPLLPGTELRLTGSLIESSPFFPGHGPSSSLSFSSEDGVSMTSTTTLLPSSGGYMPV